One Pseudomonas lalucatii genomic window carries:
- a CDS encoding histone-like nucleoid-structuring protein, MvaT/MvaU family, protein MSKLAEFRALEQQLAAQLAELEALKKDGGLKKEMEFEEKLRTLMSKYDKGLRDIIAILDPQTNIGKLSKQDSGVRRPRQVKRYKHPKTGEIVETKGGNHKVLKAWKEEFGADVVESWLQ, encoded by the coding sequence ATGTCGAAGCTTGCCGAATTTCGCGCCCTTGAACAGCAACTGGCCGCTCAACTGGCAGAGCTGGAAGCTCTCAAGAAAGACGGTGGCCTGAAGAAGGAAATGGAATTCGAGGAAAAACTCCGCACCCTGATGTCGAAGTACGACAAAGGCCTGCGCGACATCATTGCTATCCTCGATCCGCAAACCAATATCGGCAAGCTCAGCAAACAGGACTCCGGCGTACGCCGTCCTCGCCAAGTTAAACGCTACAAGCATCCTAAGACCGGCGAGATTGTTGAAACCAAAGGCGGCAACCACAAAGTCTTGAAAGCTTGGAAAGAAGAGTTCGGCGCTGACGTCGTCGAAAGCTGGCTGCAATAA
- a CDS encoding DUF2274 domain-containing protein yields MSTPKLRLGPLPKTESLKLTFTCPASLKADLERYASLHSQAYGEEVDALTLIPHMLEAFMARDRVFRRANTESTS; encoded by the coding sequence ATGAGCACGCCCAAGCTGCGCCTCGGCCCGCTGCCGAAAACCGAGAGCCTGAAGCTGACCTTCACCTGCCCCGCCAGCCTGAAGGCCGACCTCGAGCGCTACGCCTCGCTGCACTCGCAAGCCTATGGCGAAGAGGTCGATGCCCTGACGCTCATTCCGCACATGCTGGAGGCGTTCATGGCGAGGGATCGGGTGTTCAGGAGAGCCAACACGGAGTCCACTTCTTGA
- the trbF gene encoding conjugal transfer protein TrbF has product MRFKRPRVRYGDSPQPATPYQAAAQVWDRRLGSSLAQARNWRLMAFGCLSLALLMAGGLLWRSAQSTVTPYVVEVDRAGQVRAVGEAASPYQPEDAQIAHHLARFIELVRGLSIDPVVVRQNWLEAYHSTTDRGAATLNDYARANDPFSRVGKESVTIEVSSVVRASDSSFQVRWIERRFVNGAAAGVERWTAVISLVLQPPRTEEKLRRNPLGIYVNGLSWSRELDTTQGANKP; this is encoded by the coding sequence ATGCGCTTCAAACGCCCTCGGGTGCGCTACGGCGACAGCCCGCAACCGGCCACGCCCTACCAGGCCGCGGCCCAGGTCTGGGATCGGCGCCTGGGCAGCAGCCTGGCGCAGGCCCGAAACTGGCGACTGATGGCCTTCGGCTGCCTGAGTCTGGCCCTGCTGATGGCCGGCGGGCTGCTCTGGCGCTCGGCCCAGTCGACAGTGACGCCCTATGTGGTGGAGGTCGACCGTGCCGGCCAGGTCCGCGCCGTCGGCGAGGCCGCCAGCCCCTACCAGCCCGAGGATGCGCAGATCGCCCATCACCTGGCGCGTTTCATCGAGTTGGTGCGCGGGCTGTCCATCGACCCGGTGGTGGTCAGGCAGAACTGGCTCGAGGCCTACCACTCCACCACCGACCGCGGCGCCGCCACCCTCAACGACTACGCCCGCGCCAACGATCCCTTCAGCCGGGTCGGCAAGGAGTCGGTAACGATCGAGGTGAGCAGCGTGGTGCGGGCCAGTGACAGCTCCTTCCAGGTGCGCTGGATCGAGCGGCGCTTCGTCAACGGCGCAGCCGCCGGGGTCGAGCGCTGGACCGCGGTGATCTCGCTGGTGCTGCAGCCGCCGCGCACCGAGGAGAAGCTGCGCCGCAACCCGCTGGGCATCTACGTCAACGGCCTGTCCTGGAGCCGCGAATTGGACACTACGCAAGGAGCCAATAAGCCATGA
- a CDS encoding helix-turn-helix transcriptional regulator, producing MNKPLDRLIKIEEVLEQVGCGRSKLYDMIQLEEFPAPVKLGRYSRWSQIEVQGWIEQMKQSRAA from the coding sequence ATGAACAAGCCACTCGACCGCCTCATCAAGATCGAGGAAGTACTAGAGCAAGTAGGGTGCGGCCGCTCCAAGCTCTATGACATGATCCAGCTAGAGGAATTTCCGGCACCGGTGAAGCTTGGCCGATACTCCCGCTGGTCACAGATCGAAGTACAAGGCTGGATTGAGCAGATGAAGCAAAGTAGGGCGGCCTGA
- a CDS encoding TrbI/VirB10 family protein, translating to MTAKDDNQTAAPTPLPKEAPESLELRAQPRPVTRLNPRMLAVLVGGLASAVLGAMLWSLQPQPRRDGAEQTELYNVERIARSEGLEQLPADYSQLPPPAAPEVPQLGPPLPGDLGGAILRAEQQAQGYGYGKAGPDPAEAERLARLKEAEEAALSSVFFQTGSARKSNVAPTGGAQLDPAILGAASSATVSGVSGTPAQQEQNGAFLSKSVNAPTRNSGLLQMPDSPYQVMAGTVIAAALVTGIKSDLPGDVIATVTEPVYDSATGQHVLIPQGSRLLGRYNSQVSYGQSRVQVVWQRVILPDTSSFQLDNLVGSDAAGYAGLEDGVDWHWDRIVAGAAMTSLLGIGAELAAPESRTDGDRIIIAGRDSLQDTVNQVGQEVTRRNLDIQPTLTQRPGLPLRVIVNRDLVLRPYQSFSTQQRNPQ from the coding sequence ATGACGGCCAAGGACGACAACCAAACCGCGGCGCCGACGCCGCTGCCCAAGGAGGCACCGGAGTCGCTGGAGCTGCGTGCGCAACCGCGCCCGGTCACCCGCCTCAATCCACGCATGCTGGCGGTACTGGTCGGAGGGCTGGCCAGCGCGGTGCTCGGCGCCATGCTGTGGTCGCTGCAGCCCCAACCGCGCCGCGATGGCGCAGAGCAGACCGAGCTGTACAACGTCGAGCGCATCGCCCGCTCCGAGGGCCTGGAGCAGTTGCCCGCCGACTACTCACAACTGCCTCCCCCCGCCGCACCCGAGGTGCCGCAACTGGGGCCACCGCTGCCTGGCGACCTGGGTGGCGCCATTCTCAGGGCCGAGCAGCAGGCACAGGGCTATGGCTACGGCAAAGCCGGTCCCGACCCGGCCGAGGCCGAACGCCTGGCCAGGCTCAAGGAAGCCGAGGAAGCAGCGCTGTCTTCGGTGTTTTTCCAGACCGGCAGCGCGAGGAAATCGAACGTCGCACCCACTGGGGGCGCCCAACTCGATCCCGCGATCCTGGGCGCAGCGTCGTCAGCCACGGTATCCGGAGTATCTGGAACACCAGCCCAGCAGGAGCAGAACGGGGCGTTTCTCAGTAAATCCGTAAATGCACCAACTCGTAATTCCGGATTGCTGCAGATGCCCGACTCGCCCTACCAGGTGATGGCCGGTACGGTCATCGCGGCGGCCCTGGTCACCGGGATCAAGTCGGACCTGCCGGGTGATGTGATCGCCACCGTGACCGAGCCGGTCTACGACAGCGCCACCGGCCAGCATGTGCTGATTCCCCAGGGCTCACGCCTGCTCGGCCGCTACAACAGCCAGGTGAGCTACGGGCAGAGTCGCGTGCAGGTGGTGTGGCAGCGGGTGATCCTGCCGGACACCTCGTCCTTCCAGCTCGACAACCTGGTCGGCAGCGACGCCGCCGGCTATGCCGGCCTGGAGGATGGCGTCGACTGGCACTGGGACCGGATCGTCGCCGGCGCAGCCATGACCAGCCTGCTGGGCATCGGTGCCGAGTTAGCGGCGCCTGAAAGTCGCACCGACGGCGACCGCATCATTATCGCCGGACGCGACAGCCTGCAGGACACGGTGAACCAGGTCGGCCAGGAGGTCACCCGCCGCAATCTCGATATCCAACCCACGCTGACCCAGCGCCCCGGCTTGCCCCTGCGCGTGATCGTCAATCGCGACCTGGTGCTGCGCCCCTACCAGTCCTTCTCCACTCAACAGAGGAACCCGCAATGA
- a CDS encoding tyrosine-type recombinase/integrase, producing MRSTQKWKLLPLRKRPAKSPSEVELLRELKGITGGGDLMFPGLRHPDKPVDGSTFNRALERLGMKGFSCHDFRATASTHLYESGLFRAEVIEMQLSHAEGNKTKAAYNHAEYLQERRELMQWWQDFVLAAGN from the coding sequence ATGCGCTCGACCCAGAAGTGGAAATTGCTACCTTTGCGTAAGCGTCCAGCCAAGTCACCTTCCGAAGTTGAATTGCTGCGAGAGCTGAAGGGCATCACAGGAGGTGGTGATCTGATGTTCCCAGGGCTGAGGCACCCTGACAAACCAGTCGATGGGTCGACGTTTAACCGAGCGCTGGAGCGGCTCGGGATGAAAGGGTTTTCATGCCACGACTTCCGGGCGACGGCCTCAACACACCTATATGAATCTGGGCTTTTCAGGGCTGAGGTGATTGAAATGCAGCTATCGCATGCCGAGGGAAACAAGACGAAGGCAGCATACAACCACGCTGAATATCTGCAGGAGAGACGAGAGCTGATGCAATGGTGGCAGGACTTCGTCCTGGCTGCTGGTAACTGA
- a CDS encoding type II toxin-antitoxin system HipA family toxin, with the protein MHSLTLQLYSGHAWHDAMHLNFEQPEVGLAGACSFGYEQTYLLETLEHMGSRLEHAVSATVPLGWDSYRGTPAPAFLHDILPAGAARRFLLQRLGEQKPENLELDLFLLSRCAPAPVGNLRIKEAALALQGNPLLGFSREDVINRDSRFLEYAYEQGAAIGGATGAGGEAPKLLLTEDREGALHPDAALPDAYATCHWFVKFARNQARQTDQDILRSEFCFYRAVQRLGLDTVPAEGLALEEGRKPSLWMRRFDRRLSAAGVERSAMESLYSLAGVTVPGSYLLHTDALKHLVRLWQQTGQGTQVGDMIFEYLQRDLLNQILGNSDNHGRNTSILRNSTGLKLAPIYDLAPMVMDDEGITRTTKWPQPIEIAGVVNWRQACAALAQWTDADVLYERLRGAAHNFLALPDLLNDQGLPNSTMNHPRIALRNLQQRLSRWGLV; encoded by the coding sequence ATGCACTCTCTCACCCTGCAACTGTACAGTGGTCATGCCTGGCACGACGCCATGCACCTCAACTTCGAGCAGCCCGAGGTGGGTCTGGCAGGTGCGTGTTCTTTTGGCTATGAGCAGACATATCTGCTTGAGACGCTGGAGCACATGGGCAGCCGCCTTGAGCATGCAGTTAGCGCCACAGTGCCATTGGGCTGGGACTCCTATCGGGGCACCCCGGCTCCCGCATTCCTTCACGACATATTGCCCGCAGGGGCGGCACGCCGCTTCCTACTCCAGCGTCTGGGCGAACAGAAACCCGAGAATCTGGAACTGGATCTATTCCTGCTGAGTCGGTGCGCTCCGGCGCCGGTGGGCAACCTGCGCATCAAGGAGGCGGCATTAGCACTTCAAGGAAATCCGCTGCTGGGTTTCTCTCGCGAAGATGTAATCAACCGCGATTCGCGCTTTCTGGAATACGCCTACGAGCAGGGTGCGGCTATCGGTGGCGCCACAGGCGCGGGTGGCGAAGCGCCCAAACTGTTACTGACTGAAGACAGAGAAGGTGCCCTGCATCCGGATGCGGCTCTGCCGGATGCCTATGCGACCTGTCACTGGTTCGTGAAGTTCGCGCGTAACCAGGCTAGGCAGACCGACCAAGACATACTGCGTAGCGAGTTCTGCTTCTACAGGGCCGTCCAGCGGCTTGGCCTGGATACCGTACCTGCCGAAGGTCTGGCTCTAGAGGAAGGCCGCAAGCCTAGCCTGTGGATGCGTCGTTTTGACCGTCGTCTCAGTGCCGCTGGTGTAGAGCGCAGCGCCATGGAGTCCCTGTACTCGCTGGCAGGAGTAACCGTGCCGGGCAGTTACCTACTGCATACCGACGCCCTGAAGCACCTGGTCAGGCTGTGGCAGCAGACGGGGCAAGGCACGCAAGTTGGTGACATGATCTTTGAGTATCTGCAGCGCGACTTACTCAACCAAATCCTTGGCAATTCGGACAACCATGGCCGCAATACTTCAATATTGCGAAACAGCACTGGCCTGAAACTCGCCCCCATCTACGACCTTGCCCCCATGGTGATGGATGATGAAGGCATCACTCGCACTACAAAATGGCCTCAACCTATAGAGATTGCCGGCGTGGTTAACTGGCGCCAAGCCTGTGCCGCACTGGCGCAATGGACCGACGCAGATGTTCTATATGAAAGGCTCAGAGGCGCAGCGCACAACTTCCTCGCCCTTCCCGACCTACTGAACGATCAGGGGCTGCCAAACTCCACCATGAATCATCCACGTATTGCGCTGCGAAACCTCCAGCAACGACTCAGCCGATGGGGGCTTGTCTAA
- the trbL gene encoding P-type conjugative transfer protein TrbL, with protein MNDVSVIDRFLEVFGLYIDTGFGLLGGEVAFLTLTLVAIDMTLAGLFWAMGGEDVSAKLIRKILYVGAFAFIIGNFNALAKILFHSFAGLGLLASGSALSQAELLQPGNLAAIGVEAGRPLLDQISSLSDFPKVFGNLHSILVLFLAWLVVIVSFFFLAIQLFVTLIEFKLTTLAGFVLVPFALWNKTAFLAEKVLGNVVASGIKVLVLAVIVGIGSRLFAEFQAVPDEPTIDHALVVMLAALALLGLGIFGPGIATGLVSGAPQLGAGAAAGTALGAAGMAAGAAAVAPGVGGAVLAGARMAPGAARLAMGGAKSSAAGMAPGSAATGAETGGAATAAGPSTTPAKQPEWAKRLQRRQQLTQAATTVAHTLRGGDGGGSSPGPQVRDPSNT; from the coding sequence ATGAACGACGTCAGCGTGATCGACCGTTTCCTCGAGGTGTTCGGCCTGTATATCGATACCGGCTTCGGCCTGCTCGGCGGCGAGGTGGCCTTTCTCACCCTGACCCTGGTGGCCATCGACATGACCCTGGCCGGGCTGTTCTGGGCCATGGGCGGCGAGGACGTCAGCGCCAAGCTGATCCGCAAGATTCTCTACGTCGGCGCCTTCGCCTTCATCATCGGCAACTTCAACGCACTGGCGAAAATACTCTTCCACTCCTTCGCCGGGCTGGGCCTGCTGGCCTCGGGTTCCGCACTGAGCCAGGCCGAGCTCCTGCAGCCGGGGAACCTGGCCGCCATAGGTGTCGAGGCGGGGCGACCCTTGCTCGATCAGATCAGCAGCCTCAGTGACTTCCCCAAGGTCTTCGGCAACCTGCACAGCATCCTGGTGCTGTTTCTGGCCTGGCTGGTGGTGATCGTCAGCTTTTTCTTCCTGGCCATCCAGCTGTTCGTCACCCTGATCGAGTTCAAGCTGACCACCCTCGCCGGCTTCGTCCTGGTGCCCTTCGCGCTGTGGAACAAGACCGCCTTCCTCGCCGAGAAGGTGCTGGGCAACGTGGTCGCGTCCGGCATCAAGGTGCTGGTGCTGGCGGTGATCGTCGGCATCGGCAGCAGGCTGTTCGCCGAGTTCCAGGCCGTGCCGGACGAGCCCACCATCGACCACGCCCTGGTGGTCATGCTCGCCGCCCTGGCGTTGCTCGGTCTGGGCATCTTCGGCCCTGGCATCGCCACCGGCCTGGTTTCCGGCGCCCCCCAACTGGGTGCCGGCGCAGCAGCCGGCACCGCGCTCGGCGCGGCGGGCATGGCGGCGGGTGCCGCTGCCGTGGCCCCTGGCGTCGGCGGCGCGGTGCTGGCCGGGGCCCGCATGGCACCTGGCGCGGCACGCCTGGCCATGGGCGGAGCCAAATCATCGGCCGCAGGCATGGCGCCGGGTTCTGCAGCAACAGGTGCAGAGACAGGTGGTGCCGCCACGGCGGCCGGCCCATCGACAACCCCTGCCAAGCAACCCGAATGGGCCAAGCGCCTGCAGCGCAGGCAGCAACTCACCCAGGCAGCCACCACCGTCGCCCATACCCTGCGCGGCGGCGATGGCGGTGGCTCATCCCCCGGGCCGCAGGTGCGCGACCCCTCGAATACGTGA
- the trbG gene encoding P-type conjugative transfer protein TrbG: protein MKNALNLCICPLLLSLLAGCASHEPPVIALDEPVEAKRLPEPPKPIEVVAVPQPLALPAQLKPLPETQPSKPAKEPADERVRVSRANRDARVPPSREGYINAIQVWPYSDGALYQVYTSPGRVTAINLQAGEELVTVAAGDTVRWIVGDTSSGSGEELRVSVLIKPTRTDLKTNLVITTTRRTYLIELSSTEHAWMASVSWDYPKDRMLALQRRASAAQVAAPVGAGLALEQLRFRYAISGGNPPWKPLRAFDDGRKVYIQFPAGIAQGELPPLFVIGPEGDGQLVNYRFRSPYYIVDRLFGAAELRLGADEGDLVRIERTDGVARRP from the coding sequence ATGAAAAACGCCCTAAACCTCTGCATCTGCCCCCTGCTGCTGAGCCTGCTGGCCGGCTGCGCCAGCCATGAGCCACCGGTGATCGCGCTGGACGAACCGGTAGAAGCGAAGCGTCTGCCAGAGCCGCCCAAGCCCATCGAGGTGGTGGCGGTGCCGCAGCCGCTGGCCTTGCCGGCGCAGCTCAAGCCGCTGCCAGAAACTCAACCCAGCAAGCCGGCCAAGGAGCCGGCCGATGAGCGCGTGCGGGTCTCGCGCGCCAACCGCGATGCCCGGGTCCCACCGAGCCGAGAGGGCTATATCAACGCCATCCAGGTCTGGCCCTACTCCGACGGTGCGCTGTACCAGGTCTACACCAGCCCCGGTCGGGTCACGGCGATCAACCTGCAGGCCGGCGAAGAGCTGGTCACCGTGGCAGCGGGCGATACCGTGCGCTGGATCGTCGGCGACACCTCCAGCGGCAGCGGCGAAGAACTGCGGGTCAGCGTGCTGATCAAGCCGACCCGAACCGACCTCAAGACCAATCTGGTGATCACCACCACGCGGCGCACCTACCTGATCGAACTGAGCTCCACCGAGCACGCCTGGATGGCCTCGGTGTCCTGGGACTACCCCAAGGACCGCATGCTCGCACTGCAGCGTCGTGCCAGTGCCGCGCAAGTGGCGGCACCTGTGGGCGCCGGCCTGGCGCTGGAGCAGCTGCGCTTTCGCTATGCGATCAGCGGCGGCAACCCGCCCTGGAAGCCACTGCGCGCCTTCGACGACGGGCGCAAGGTGTATATCCAATTCCCCGCCGGCATTGCCCAGGGCGAGTTGCCGCCGCTATTCGTGATCGGCCCGGAAGGTGACGGGCAACTGGTGAACTACCGCTTCCGCTCGCCCTACTACATCGTCGACCGCCTGTTCGGCGCGGCCGAGTTGCGCCTGGGCGCCGACGAGGGCGACCTGGTGCGGATCGAGCGCACCGATGGCGTGGCACGGAGGCCCTGA
- a CDS encoding DUF6901 family protein, whose protein sequence is MALEDVDDSVIRYQFRFQDGRKWRHNVELQPQEEDRGPSPLPLWTRLDFHQCMHCPLSPESTPNCPYAALLVAPVEMLAQSPSYEQVEVEVRSRGRETRQSTSMQRGLGSLVGAIGATSDCPHMRLLKAMAWFHLPFSGSDETLYRVFGTYLLGQYLRGQRGLSADWSMGGLREAYRNLRLVNLGMTNRLRATMVEDSGPNGMILLDLLAADTLYSLDQYEGELDRYFTTFFE, encoded by the coding sequence ATGGCTCTAGAGGATGTGGATGACTCGGTCATCCGCTACCAGTTCCGTTTTCAGGACGGTCGCAAGTGGCGGCACAATGTGGAACTGCAGCCTCAAGAGGAAGATCGTGGGCCGTCGCCGCTGCCATTGTGGACTCGACTGGATTTTCATCAATGCATGCACTGTCCGCTGAGCCCAGAGTCGACCCCGAACTGCCCTTACGCGGCATTGCTGGTGGCGCCGGTCGAGATGTTGGCACAATCGCCTTCGTACGAGCAGGTCGAGGTCGAGGTACGCTCACGCGGACGGGAGACTCGCCAGAGCACATCTATGCAGCGTGGCTTGGGCTCTTTGGTCGGGGCTATCGGCGCGACCTCGGATTGTCCGCATATGCGCCTGCTGAAAGCCATGGCGTGGTTTCATTTGCCTTTCAGTGGGAGCGACGAAACTCTCTACCGCGTGTTCGGCACCTACTTGCTCGGCCAGTACCTGCGAGGGCAGCGAGGTTTGAGTGCGGACTGGTCAATGGGTGGGCTACGCGAGGCGTATCGCAACTTGCGCCTGGTCAACCTGGGCATGACCAACCGCTTGCGCGCTACGATGGTCGAGGATTCAGGGCCAAACGGGATGATCCTGCTCGATTTGTTGGCTGCCGACACCCTCTATTCACTGGATCAATACGAAGGCGAGCTAGATCGTTATTTCACTACGTTTTTTGAATAG
- a CDS encoding helix-turn-helix domain-containing protein — MDIIERNRILSEIQTQLASGELSIGQAVRKLRKEITGLQQARFAQMCKLSLRALRQLEHDESNPTVQTLNSVFNPFGMQVGIVPKTRSQ; from the coding sequence ATGGACATCATCGAGCGCAACCGTATTCTGAGCGAAATACAGACCCAACTGGCGTCGGGCGAGTTGAGCATCGGCCAGGCTGTGCGCAAGTTGCGGAAGGAAATCACCGGATTGCAGCAGGCCCGTTTCGCGCAGATGTGCAAACTTTCCCTGCGTGCCCTTCGTCAGTTGGAGCATGACGAGTCAAATCCAACCGTGCAGACCCTGAATAGCGTGTTCAATCCATTTGGGATGCAAGTTGGCATTGTGCCGAAGACGCGATCTCAATAG
- the trbJ gene encoding P-type conjugative transfer protein TrbJ has product MKPLTRLAPVVTLLTLGLLALRPANAVTVIDPTNLVQNTLTAVRTMEMINNQVSQLQNETQMLLNQARHLAKLDYNAVNRLRVTLASTERLLAEARGLAFEVQRLDREFARLYPAEYASGISGQRLAQEARERWRNGLDGLHTALRVQAQVSQNLAQDESVLAELVQQSQAAGGALQATQATNQLLALQAKQSIQAQQLQITQNRAIALELARQAAAAEEARELRRRFMGSGTPYTPYPVQFYR; this is encoded by the coding sequence ATGAAGCCCCTTACCCGTCTTGCGCCTGTCGTCACGCTACTGACTCTGGGCCTGCTGGCATTGCGGCCGGCCAACGCCGTGACCGTAATCGACCCGACCAACCTGGTGCAGAACACCCTGACCGCGGTGCGCACCATGGAGATGATCAACAACCAGGTCAGCCAACTGCAGAACGAAACCCAGATGCTGCTGAACCAGGCCCGGCATCTGGCGAAGCTGGACTACAACGCGGTCAACCGCCTGCGGGTGACCCTGGCCAGCACCGAGCGGCTGCTGGCCGAGGCCCGGGGACTGGCCTTCGAGGTGCAGCGCCTGGACCGGGAGTTCGCCCGCCTGTACCCGGCCGAATATGCCAGCGGCATCAGCGGCCAGCGCCTGGCCCAGGAAGCGCGCGAGCGCTGGAGGAACGGGCTCGACGGCCTGCACACCGCCCTGCGCGTACAGGCCCAGGTGTCGCAGAACCTGGCCCAGGACGAGAGCGTGCTGGCCGAACTGGTACAGCAGAGCCAGGCCGCCGGCGGTGCGCTGCAAGCCACCCAGGCCACCAACCAACTGCTGGCCCTGCAGGCCAAGCAATCGATCCAGGCCCAGCAACTGCAGATCACCCAGAACCGCGCCATCGCCCTGGAGCTGGCGCGCCAGGCCGCCGCGGCCGAGGAAGCGCGGGAACTGCGCCGGCGTTTCATGGGCAGCGGCACGCCCTATACGCCCTACCCCGTGCAGTTCTATCGGTAG